A single Arthrobacter dokdonellae DNA region contains:
- a CDS encoding IS5 family transposase (programmed frameshift): MPSSSGKAGRPFNDHRLTTEGIIYRYRAGIPWRDLPPHFGAWQSVWKRHRRYSLDGTWDQVLAALLTRADAVGLISWEVSVDSTVNRAHQHGTNLPRHTGGPVELQEPADEPADHAIGKSRGGLTTKIHALVDGNKRPLVLLLGPGQGGDAPMFENLMEALRVERAGPGRARTRPDRAMADKAYSSKGIRSYLRTHGIQCVIPEKEDQKANRKRKGSVGGRPVTYDKEAYKRRNVVERSFNTLKQWRGLATRYDKLAQTYRSAAVLQAVVIWTAALGDTP, encoded by the exons ATGCCGAGCTCGTCGGGGAAGGCTGGGCGGCCGTTCAATGACCACCGGCTCACGACGGAAGGCATCATTTACCGGTACCGGGCCGGGATTCCCTGGCGGGATCTGCCACCACATTTTGGTGCGTGGCAGTCGGTGTGGAAGCGTCACCGCCGCTACAGCCTGGACGGCACGTGGGACCAGGTCCTGGCCGCCTTGCTGACCCGTGCCGATGCGGTCGGGCTGATCAGCTGGGAAGTCTCGGTGGATTCCACGGTCAACCGCGCCCACCAGCACGGCACGAACCTGCCCCGCCACACAGGGGGACCTGTCGAATTACAAGAACCTGCT GATGAGCCCGCCGACCATGCCATCGGCAAGTCCCGCGGCGGACTGACCACCAAGATCCACGCCTTGGTCGACGGCAACAAACGCCCGCTGGTGTTGCTGCTTGGCCCCGGCCAGGGCGGGGACGCGCCCATGTTTGAAAACCTCATGGAAGCGTTGAGAGTAGAGCGGGCAGGTCCCGGGCGGGCGCGAACCCGCCCGGACCGTGCCATGGCCGACAAGGCCTACTCCTCCAAAGGGATCCGCAGCTACCTGCGCACCCACGGCATCCAATGCGTGATCCCCGAGAAGGAAGACCAGAAAGCCAACCGCAAGCGCAAGGGATCCGTCGGCGGCCGGCCCGTCACCTACGACAAGGAAGCCTACAAACGCCGCAACGTCGTCGAGCGCAGCTTCAACACCCTGAAGCAATGGCGCGGACTGGCCACACGCTACGACAAACTCGCCCAAACCTACCGATCAGCCGCCGTCCTGCAAGCAGTCGTCATCTGGACCGCAGCATTAGGAGACACGCCCTAG
- a CDS encoding MFS transporter: protein MKQTVLDRAQKKAFRRLMPFVALLFVVNQLDRINMSVAGPNGMNDELGLTAAQFGLASGLFFVGYMTLEVPSNLALHRFGARRWLARIVVTWGIVATALTFVPNAEWLYGLRILLGMAEAGFAPGIVVYLTYWFTREMRSRATAFFLLGIPVAAAFGVPSMTLIGVHMDGFFGLDGWRVILLITGLLAVLLGVMCWFYLTDRPADAHWLTAEESYVLTEALANETPEKAGNHSIRKALLNGQVWLLAVAPFLVLYSMFVVTFFLPTLLKDINARESLGLDNVQVGLLSAIPWAIGGAGMLFFASRSDKKKEVTKHFVVATTIGSIGFFFLAMFGLDNPYIALAALTVAMVGVLGSLTTFWVLPSRLYTGAAAAGVIALINTIANFGSFLGPYSFGVLSDATGGYKGGLIIVAVAMLLAGLLIALRFRDLGKAPNAERVGSVSRTTNDVPGLQTHQAKYPITAEAAPRQVFPREDD from the coding sequence ATGAAGCAAACTGTGCTCGACAGAGCTCAAAAGAAGGCATTTCGCCGGCTGATGCCATTCGTGGCATTGCTCTTCGTGGTAAACCAACTCGATCGCATTAATATGTCGGTAGCCGGACCCAATGGTATGAACGACGAGCTTGGGTTGACTGCCGCGCAGTTCGGTCTTGCGTCCGGACTCTTTTTCGTCGGCTACATGACACTTGAAGTTCCCAGCAATCTCGCCCTGCACCGGTTCGGGGCGCGGCGATGGCTTGCGCGTATCGTCGTCACCTGGGGAATCGTGGCGACGGCCCTAACTTTTGTTCCAAATGCAGAATGGCTATACGGTCTCCGCATACTGCTGGGGATGGCCGAGGCTGGATTTGCACCCGGAATCGTGGTCTACCTGACATACTGGTTCACGCGCGAGATGCGCTCCCGGGCTACCGCCTTTTTCTTGCTGGGTATTCCTGTCGCGGCCGCCTTCGGCGTTCCGTCTATGACCCTGATTGGTGTCCATATGGACGGGTTCTTCGGGCTTGACGGTTGGCGTGTGATCCTTCTGATAACGGGTTTGTTGGCAGTGCTGCTCGGCGTCATGTGCTGGTTCTACCTGACAGATCGGCCTGCGGATGCGCATTGGCTGACAGCCGAGGAAAGTTACGTGCTGACCGAGGCATTGGCCAATGAGACACCGGAAAAAGCAGGTAATCACAGCATTCGCAAGGCCCTACTTAATGGGCAAGTTTGGCTACTCGCAGTTGCGCCATTCCTGGTTCTCTACTCTATGTTCGTCGTGACGTTCTTTCTGCCAACCCTGCTCAAAGATATTAATGCCCGTGAGTCTCTCGGCCTTGACAACGTGCAGGTGGGTCTCCTCTCTGCAATTCCGTGGGCTATCGGCGGCGCGGGCATGCTTTTTTTCGCCTCCAGGTCGGACAAGAAAAAGGAAGTAACCAAACACTTCGTTGTGGCCACGACTATCGGCTCAATAGGGTTCTTTTTCCTTGCCATGTTTGGTTTGGATAACCCGTATATCGCTCTTGCAGCGCTAACGGTGGCCATGGTCGGGGTTCTTGGATCCCTTACTACGTTCTGGGTTCTTCCGTCACGTCTCTATACAGGCGCCGCCGCGGCCGGCGTAATAGCCCTGATCAATACCATTGCCAATTTTGGCAGCTTTCTTGGCCCATACTCGTTTGGTGTGCTCAGTGACGCCACGGGCGGATACAAGGGCGGTCTGATTATCGTCGCCGTCGCCATGCTGCTTGCGGGACTTCTCATCGCACTGCGATTTCGCGACCTTGGGAAAGCCCCAAATGCCGAACGCGTCGGCAGCGTCTCCAGGACGACCAACGACGTCCCTGGACTGCAAACCCATCAAGCAAAATACCCCATAACGGCGGAGGCGGCGCCTCGACAGGTGTTTCCGCGGGAGGATGACTAA
- a CDS encoding enoyl-CoA hydratase/isomerase family protein, which produces MSIESDQPARSRREHDMPDGLMINRQADGRILEVVLDRVERGNALSASMYRELAEVIRGAENDASIGALLIRSSRETFCMGGDIADDRGRRDPDYSAAIHDFTEQWLSRSIPAVALVDGAAQAFGCALALSSDLVFSTERAWFALPELLHGLVPVYAIAVLDASGHAATGARMMWQGKRFSGREISSFANNVVLCASIQEAEEGIADIFTGWMGGNVDSLRRAKRFTNNANDTNRHTILSGAHEALQQALAFADEDPGKAQSYLTTADSSR; this is translated from the coding sequence ATGTCAATTGAAAGCGATCAACCCGCTCGGTCGAGAAGGGAGCATGACATGCCGGACGGCCTGATGATAAATAGGCAGGCAGACGGTCGGATTCTAGAGGTAGTTTTGGATCGGGTCGAACGCGGGAATGCTCTGTCTGCTTCGATGTATCGTGAGCTGGCCGAAGTAATAAGAGGTGCGGAGAACGATGCCTCCATCGGCGCGCTCCTCATTCGCAGTAGTCGCGAAACTTTTTGCATGGGCGGCGACATAGCTGATGATCGCGGTAGGCGTGACCCTGATTACAGCGCTGCGATTCACGACTTCACCGAGCAGTGGTTGTCACGGAGCATTCCAGCAGTAGCGCTGGTCGACGGCGCGGCTCAAGCGTTCGGATGTGCCCTCGCTCTTAGTTCAGATCTTGTGTTTTCAACGGAACGGGCCTGGTTCGCACTGCCTGAACTGCTGCACGGACTTGTTCCCGTGTATGCAATAGCGGTCTTGGACGCGTCGGGGCATGCCGCGACCGGAGCTCGAATGATGTGGCAAGGCAAGCGTTTCTCTGGCAGAGAAATCAGTAGCTTTGCCAATAATGTCGTCCTTTGCGCCTCGATCCAGGAAGCGGAAGAAGGCATTGCAGATATTTTCACCGGATGGATGGGTGGAAATGTGGACTCTCTAAGGCGCGCAAAGCGATTCACCAACAACGCCAATGATACAAACCGACACACGATCTTGTCCGGCGCCCACGAAGCGCTTCAACAGGCATTAGCGTTCGCTGACGAGGACCCAGGAAAAGCCCAGTCCTACCTGACGACAGCCGACTCAAGTAGATAG
- a CDS encoding CaiB/BaiF CoA transferase family protein, with product MSGPLSGMRVLDIATVFAGPFAAALLGDMGATVLKVEMPGVGDPLRALGPFQGDTSLTWAAAARNKQSMTLDLKSSEGQEVLIRLLAEQDILIENFRPGTLDKWGLSIDRLRAANPNLIVVRISGYGQTGPYGSKAGFGTPATAFSGYAHINGYPDRPPVLPSVSLVDYLTGMFGALGALAAVYQLKVSGGPAEEVDAALYESIFRMLEVVVAEYDVLGTVRERTGNELAASCPAGIYQAKDGHWVVITTSTERTFARLAEAMDRPDMLTDPRYSTNRERLARRTEMNELVSAWTGTYTREELQKRLDDFSVPHSLVYDVADIFKDEHYAARDMLVEVSHPTLGSVTLPGVVPKFSENPGSIRSAGPLMGEHTTTVLTELGYTAEQIADLELNGIV from the coding sequence ATGAGTGGTCCACTTAGCGGCATGCGTGTCCTGGACATTGCCACCGTATTCGCCGGCCCTTTCGCCGCTGCATTGCTCGGCGACATGGGAGCAACTGTGCTGAAGGTCGAGATGCCCGGGGTAGGCGATCCGTTGCGCGCCCTCGGTCCGTTTCAGGGCGACACGTCGCTTACTTGGGCTGCAGCGGCTCGAAACAAGCAAAGCATGACTCTCGATCTGAAATCGTCGGAGGGTCAAGAAGTTCTCATCCGCCTTCTCGCCGAGCAGGACATTCTCATCGAGAACTTCCGGCCCGGCACTTTGGATAAGTGGGGCCTTAGCATTGATCGGCTGCGGGCGGCGAATCCCAACCTGATCGTGGTCCGCATTTCGGGCTACGGCCAGACTGGTCCCTACGGGAGTAAGGCAGGCTTCGGGACCCCTGCGACCGCATTTAGTGGTTACGCCCACATCAACGGGTACCCCGACCGTCCTCCGGTATTGCCGTCAGTGTCTCTGGTGGACTACCTAACCGGCATGTTCGGCGCGCTAGGTGCCCTGGCGGCCGTTTATCAACTGAAGGTGTCGGGCGGGCCGGCCGAGGAAGTCGACGCCGCTCTGTACGAATCAATCTTCCGGATGCTTGAGGTAGTTGTCGCCGAGTACGACGTGCTCGGCACAGTCCGAGAACGCACCGGCAACGAGCTAGCAGCCTCTTGCCCTGCAGGAATCTATCAGGCAAAGGACGGACACTGGGTCGTCATCACCACCAGCACAGAGCGCACCTTCGCCCGACTCGCCGAAGCGATGGACCGGCCTGACATGCTCACCGACCCACGCTACTCGACCAACCGGGAACGACTGGCGCGGAGGACCGAGATGAACGAGCTGGTTAGCGCCTGGACCGGCACTTACACCCGCGAAGAACTGCAAAAGCGGCTGGACGACTTCTCGGTCCCGCACTCCCTTGTCTACGACGTCGCCGACATCTTCAAGGATGAGCACTATGCAGCCCGCGACATGCTCGTAGAAGTCAGTCATCCCACACTCGGCTCAGTCACATTGCCTGGAGTAGTGCCCAAGTTCAGCGAGAACCCTGGCTCCATCCGGAGCGCGGGCCCGCTCATGGGCGAACACACCACAACGGTCCTCACTGAGCTGGGCTACACCGCCGAGCAGATCGCCGACCTCGAACTTAATGGAATCGTCTGA
- a CDS encoding hydroxymethylglutaryl-CoA lyase, translating to MTLPKSVVVREVGAREGMQIEKGPIPTAEKIRLVNLLSECNFPEIEVTSFVSPKWVPQMADAEQVATGFTRKPGTEYTCVYLNRQGLERALAVDTLDVKAAVIVSASEEFSHKNMRRSTEQVLADIPDSLAVAREANVPVAYLSVAAAFGCNYAGDVDLGAVIDRFTRALAVAADAGVHIPTLLLADTMGWANPEQIRRTVGEVRERWPEHDIRMHLHDTRGMGIANAYAAMQLGARDFDASVAGLGGCPFGGDHGAAGNIATEEFVHMCHEMGIDTGVDLDRLIDVALQSESIVGHSLPGKIMRGRALHTYR from the coding sequence ATGACACTGCCTAAGTCTGTCGTTGTGCGTGAAGTAGGCGCGCGTGAGGGTATGCAGATCGAGAAGGGACCAATCCCGACGGCGGAGAAGATACGTCTGGTGAACCTTCTGTCCGAGTGCAACTTCCCGGAGATCGAAGTTACCTCTTTCGTCTCACCGAAGTGGGTTCCGCAAATGGCGGACGCCGAGCAGGTCGCAACAGGGTTCACTCGGAAGCCGGGCACCGAATACACCTGTGTTTACCTGAACAGGCAGGGTCTCGAACGCGCACTCGCGGTCGACACTCTGGACGTCAAGGCCGCGGTGATCGTCTCGGCCAGCGAGGAGTTTTCCCACAAGAACATGAGACGGTCCACCGAGCAGGTGCTTGCCGACATCCCGGATTCTCTCGCGGTTGCTCGGGAGGCGAACGTGCCTGTGGCCTACTTGTCGGTCGCGGCGGCCTTCGGCTGTAACTACGCAGGAGACGTCGACCTGGGCGCTGTGATCGATCGCTTTACGCGTGCGCTTGCAGTAGCAGCGGACGCAGGTGTCCATATCCCCACCTTGCTTTTGGCGGACACCATGGGATGGGCCAATCCCGAACAGATTCGCCGCACGGTCGGTGAAGTTCGGGAGCGTTGGCCCGAACACGACATTCGGATGCACCTGCACGATACCCGTGGCATGGGTATCGCCAACGCCTACGCGGCGATGCAGCTGGGAGCACGTGACTTCGATGCCTCGGTCGCAGGGTTGGGCGGATGCCCGTTCGGTGGGGACCACGGCGCCGCCGGGAACATCGCCACCGAGGAGTTCGTGCACATGTGCCATGAAATGGGAATCGACACCGGGGTCGACCTTGACCGCCTTATCGACGTCGCCCTCCAATCCGAATCCATTGTGGGACATTCCCTTCCCGGGAAAATAATGCGCGGACGCGCACTACACACCTATCGCTGA
- a CDS encoding thiamine pyrophosphate-dependent dehydrogenase E1 component subunit alpha, producing MTDEPIFLISQDGSIHTNEVLKLDVGTVDSPGLYRDMVLARRVDTEAIALQRQGELGLWPSLLGQEAAQVGAARALQPGDVVFPTYREHAVAWCRGVDPVNLLGLFRGTTLGGWDPTANNFNLYTLVIGAQTLHAVGYAMGIVRDGDVGTGDPDRDRAVMVFLGDGALSEGETNEAFVWAAAQNLPVVFFCQNNQWAISAPYSVQSRVSVAQRAEGFGFRGVRVDGNDVFACLAAARQALDNARSGNGPTLIEALTYRRNPHTTSDDDGRYRSGAENDEWAALDPIDRFRRYLDSTGQIDDALLDQIAEEESLLAERLRTGCRNLPSPGPESPFRNTYVDLPVELEQQMAEHIEFVEAGE from the coding sequence ATGACGGACGAGCCGATCTTTCTGATAAGCCAGGACGGATCTATCCATACGAATGAGGTGTTGAAGCTCGACGTCGGGACGGTCGATAGTCCTGGCCTGTATCGGGACATGGTGTTGGCGCGGAGGGTGGACACCGAAGCGATTGCTCTGCAGCGGCAGGGGGAGCTGGGCCTTTGGCCGTCCCTGTTGGGTCAGGAGGCCGCACAGGTTGGGGCTGCCCGTGCCCTACAGCCGGGTGACGTTGTTTTCCCCACTTACCGCGAGCATGCCGTGGCTTGGTGCCGGGGGGTGGATCCCGTGAATCTCTTGGGACTCTTCCGTGGCACGACCCTGGGGGGATGGGACCCAACAGCCAATAATTTCAATCTCTACACGCTGGTCATCGGTGCACAGACGCTGCATGCGGTTGGTTACGCCATGGGTATTGTCCGGGACGGCGACGTTGGCACCGGAGATCCGGACCGGGACCGGGCGGTGATGGTGTTCCTCGGTGACGGGGCGCTAAGCGAGGGCGAGACGAACGAAGCTTTCGTCTGGGCGGCAGCGCAGAACTTGCCGGTTGTATTCTTCTGCCAGAACAATCAATGGGCAATTTCCGCCCCGTACTCGGTCCAAAGCAGGGTTTCCGTCGCACAGCGCGCAGAAGGTTTCGGCTTCCGGGGTGTCCGCGTGGACGGTAACGACGTCTTTGCCTGTCTGGCTGCAGCCAGACAGGCTCTCGACAACGCCCGCAGCGGAAATGGCCCCACACTGATCGAGGCCCTCACCTACCGCCGCAACCCGCACACAACGTCGGACGATGACGGTCGATACCGCTCCGGCGCCGAGAACGATGAGTGGGCCGCCCTAGATCCGATTGACCGGTTCCGCCGCTATCTCGACTCCACTGGACAGATCGACGATGCCCTTCTAGACCAGATTGCCGAAGAGGAAAGTCTTCTGGCAGAGCGACTGCGGACCGGTTGCCGTAACCTGCCAAGCCCAGGTCCTGAGTCGCCCTTCCGAAATACCTACGTTGATCTGCCCGTAGAACTCGAACAGCAGATGGCAGAACACATCGAATTCGTGGAGGCAGGAGAATGA
- a CDS encoding IS1380 family transposase has protein sequence MQKYSRLFPSVPVSFTGQSLISHAGVSVLTGFMDALGFGRLCEDRLGQFVPSGAKHRPGRLVGSLAAMLAAGGEHASDLDILRSSPGIFGQLPSNATVSRFFERTVANPELFGYGFETLTRELRTRAWNAAGNRNPSLTATALDPLIIDIDATLVTSHSDKENVAGTYKGGYGFAPFIASADYGAGNGSGEILAAVLRPGNAGANSAEDHIRVFHTATAQLPESFYDGTGALAGEKVLVRTDSAGASRKFLWHLHSLGVQFTTSYTLPSGKAHMVDWISDKEYWQPALDQAGNDRTDAWVINATDVIPLTDYPPGTKLFLRAEPLHPGAQPTLVDVDGHRITAFLTNSPRWHGPFLDARHRARGRCENRIKTLKNTGLGKLPFFDFAANQAWANIAALAFNLVSWLQLAALPDGHHAKGWDIKRWRYRLFAIAGKIITRARHTQLLLPESAPEKDLVRLLLANTSQLKLLLSPG, from the coding sequence ATGCAAAAGTATAGTCGCTTGTTCCCGTCCGTTCCGGTCAGTTTCACCGGCCAGTCGCTGATCTCCCACGCCGGGGTTTCGGTACTCACCGGCTTCATGGACGCGCTGGGTTTCGGCAGGCTGTGCGAAGACAGGCTTGGCCAGTTTGTTCCCTCCGGCGCGAAGCACCGGCCTGGCCGGCTGGTCGGGTCCCTCGCCGCGATGCTCGCCGCCGGCGGCGAGCACGCCTCGGACCTGGATATCCTGCGGTCCTCACCCGGGATCTTCGGTCAGCTGCCCTCGAACGCGACCGTGTCCCGGTTCTTCGAACGCACCGTGGCGAACCCGGAGCTGTTCGGCTACGGGTTTGAGACCCTCACCCGGGAACTGCGCACCCGGGCCTGGAACGCCGCCGGGAACCGGAATCCTTCCCTGACGGCAACCGCCTTGGACCCGCTCATCATCGACATCGACGCGACCCTGGTGACCTCACACTCGGATAAGGAAAACGTCGCCGGCACCTACAAAGGCGGCTATGGGTTCGCCCCGTTCATCGCCAGCGCCGACTACGGCGCCGGCAACGGGTCCGGGGAAATCCTCGCCGCCGTGCTCCGGCCAGGGAACGCCGGAGCGAACAGCGCCGAGGACCACATCCGGGTCTTCCACACCGCCACCGCCCAACTCCCCGAGAGTTTCTACGACGGAACCGGGGCCTTGGCCGGGGAGAAGGTGTTGGTCCGCACCGACAGTGCCGGGGCCTCGAGGAAGTTCCTTTGGCACCTGCACAGCCTGGGCGTGCAGTTCACCACCAGCTACACCCTGCCGTCCGGGAAGGCCCACATGGTCGACTGGATCAGCGACAAGGAGTACTGGCAGCCGGCCCTGGACCAGGCCGGCAACGACCGGACCGATGCGTGGGTCATCAACGCCACCGACGTCATCCCGCTCACCGATTACCCGCCGGGCACGAAACTGTTCCTGCGCGCCGAGCCGCTGCATCCGGGCGCGCAGCCGACCCTGGTCGATGTTGACGGGCACCGGATTACTGCGTTCCTGACCAACTCGCCCCGCTGGCACGGCCCGTTCCTGGACGCCAGGCACCGGGCCCGCGGCCGGTGCGAGAACCGGATCAAAACCCTGAAAAACACCGGCCTGGGCAAGCTGCCGTTCTTCGACTTCGCCGCGAACCAGGCCTGGGCCAACATCGCCGCCCTCGCCTTCAACCTCGTCTCCTGGCTCCAACTCGCAGCCCTCCCGGACGGCCACCACGCCAAGGGCTGGGACATCAAACGCTGGCGCTACCGGCTCTTCGCGATCGCCGGGAAAATCATCACCCGCGCCCGCCACACCCAGCTCCTACTCCCGGAATCAGCACCGGAAAAAGACCTCGTGAGACTGCTCCTGGCCAACACCAGCCAGCTCAAACTGTTGCTTTCCCCGGGCTGA
- the ltrA gene encoding group II intron reverse transcriptase/maturase, whose amino-acid sequence MDALELVDKLDTMAVEVADMSVAVAAVVNGPRGEDIDWDAINWELVDADVRRLRQRIFKASQTEDLKQVRNLQKLMLRSWSNTLHSVRRVAQRNAGHATAGIDGEVALTSPERASLVADIHHQRALWKALPVKRVYIPKANGKQRPLGIPVLRDRVQQARVSNALEPEWEARFEPRSYGFRPGRGCADAIQAIYLTLRGRRARRLWVLDADLSAAFDRIDHDYLMAKIGSFPARAMIADWLSAGVMEKGSFSRTEEGTPQGGVISPMLLNVALDGMEDAAGVQYVERNAHHARVARESPVLTRYADDFLVICHTKKQAEAAQARLDKWLAPRGLAFNMDKTHIVHIDQGFDFLGFNIRRYGGKLLIKPSPAAVHRMRQRLTSEVHDLRGFNAETVIRRLNPIIRGWSAYYRGVVSTEVFSLLDHHLWSCLYRWALRTHPNKPKRWVKDRYFGRFNEARQDNWVFGDRNTGLFLRCFAWTKIVRHNLVMGMASPDDPALEQYWNLRRNKSFSRLNGRTASLLIRQQGRCTACGALLLYADESPQTPQQWETWARSVPNAIRKKALVTAVSGGNGDLTTQQLLHADCLHRIRKRQAAPQAKNQ is encoded by the coding sequence GTGGATGCGCTGGAACTCGTGGACAAGTTAGACACCATGGCTGTGGAGGTGGCGGACATGTCCGTTGCGGTCGCCGCCGTGGTGAACGGACCGCGAGGCGAAGACATTGACTGGGATGCCATCAATTGGGAACTGGTTGATGCCGACGTACGGAGGTTGAGGCAGCGAATCTTCAAGGCGTCGCAGACGGAGGACTTGAAACAGGTCCGAAATCTGCAAAAGCTGATGCTGCGTAGCTGGTCTAACACGCTTCACAGCGTCCGACGGGTTGCGCAGCGAAATGCGGGCCATGCGACGGCAGGCATCGACGGGGAAGTTGCACTGACATCCCCGGAAAGGGCTTCATTGGTGGCGGACATCCATCACCAGAGGGCTCTTTGGAAAGCCTTGCCGGTCAAACGGGTGTATATCCCGAAAGCGAATGGAAAGCAGCGCCCACTGGGAATTCCAGTGCTGCGGGACCGGGTGCAACAAGCCCGTGTTTCCAACGCATTGGAACCAGAATGGGAAGCGCGGTTCGAACCGCGCTCCTATGGGTTCCGGCCCGGGCGCGGCTGTGCCGATGCAATTCAAGCAATCTATCTCACGTTGCGTGGCCGCAGGGCCAGACGTTTATGGGTTCTTGATGCGGATCTGTCTGCCGCGTTCGATCGGATCGATCACGACTATCTGATGGCCAAAATAGGGTCATTTCCCGCGCGGGCCATGATTGCCGATTGGCTGTCAGCTGGGGTGATGGAGAAGGGCAGCTTCTCGCGGACTGAGGAGGGCACTCCTCAGGGCGGGGTGATCAGTCCAATGCTGCTTAACGTCGCTTTAGATGGGATGGAGGACGCTGCAGGGGTGCAATACGTTGAGCGCAATGCTCATCATGCACGCGTAGCCAGGGAATCACCGGTGCTGACTCGGTATGCTGACGATTTTCTCGTCATCTGCCATACCAAGAAGCAGGCCGAGGCTGCTCAGGCACGATTGGATAAGTGGCTTGCCCCAAGGGGCCTTGCCTTCAACATGGACAAAACCCATATTGTGCATATTGATCAGGGCTTTGATTTTCTGGGGTTCAACATCCGACGATATGGCGGAAAGCTACTTATTAAGCCCAGCCCTGCAGCAGTACATCGGATGCGACAGAGGCTGACCTCGGAGGTTCATGATTTGCGAGGATTCAATGCCGAAACTGTGATCCGGCGGCTCAACCCGATTATTCGGGGCTGGTCCGCGTACTACAGGGGCGTGGTTTCAACGGAGGTGTTTTCTCTCCTTGATCATCATCTATGGAGCTGCCTCTACCGGTGGGCGTTACGCACTCACCCGAACAAGCCGAAGCGCTGGGTTAAAGACCGGTACTTCGGAAGGTTCAACGAGGCCAGGCAGGACAACTGGGTATTTGGCGACCGGAACACCGGTCTCTTCCTGCGTTGTTTTGCCTGGACCAAGATCGTCCGTCACAACTTGGTCATGGGCATGGCATCTCCGGACGACCCAGCCCTTGAACAGTATTGGAATCTGCGGCGAAACAAGAGCTTTTCCCGGCTCAACGGCAGAACAGCGTCTTTGTTGATCCGTCAACAAGGGCGCTGCACTGCTTGTGGGGCGCTCTTGCTCTACGCCGACGAAAGTCCACAAACCCCGCAACAATGGGAAACGTGGGCCAGGTCCGTGCCGAATGCCATAAGAAAGAAAGCACTCGTAACGGCAGTATCCGGAGGCAATGGCGATCTAACCACGCAACAACTCCTACACGCTGACTGCCTTCATCGAATAAGAAAACGGCAGGCAGCACCTCAAGCAAAAAATCAGTGA